ATAAGACGCGACGTGAATCGATTCCAATCGACGCTTCTGTCTTGATTGTGTAGCTCTGAAGACGAAATAAAAAGCAGCGCCATCACCCGTTTTGTGACGTCATTTGCTTCTTCTGATTATTGCAAAATGTCTCAAAGCCCAGAAATCGATGAGCTCATCCATACGCATCACGATTATTACTGATCGGCAGGAATGATTGGGGAAACGTTTCTGAAGTTCTCTTTATGCAAACTCTGAATGCAAATATatcatgtgcgtgtgtgttgcaatAAAGATCCCTCCCCGCCGGGCTGAAAgcgagcgcgtgtgtgtgtgcgtaggtgtgtctCCTACCTGTTCTTCCCGTTTCAAGCTGCAGCGATGAGCGGCCGAGTCGGAGACCTGAGCCCGAAGCAAAACGAGATTCTAGCCGAGGTGAGAATCATTTCACATTTCTTATCGATCAGACAATGAAGGTATCGATCGGATGCGTGGCGTTGAGAGGTTGTTTTGTGTGCGTGGTCGTTGTGGTAACGGTGTGTCCATAGCGACCCGGTTCTTCAGAGCATTGAAGTACTTGTACTTCAGTTGAGTATGCTCTTTTTATTATTCTACTTCTTTACTTGATTGTGATTGATTGTGGAATACATTGTGCTTTTTACCGGGGACACAGTTATAAAGGTATAGATTTATAGTagtaatacaaaataaacataTGTGATAACGGAGATCAAATTGCCATACTTAAAATAAATTCCTAAGAGCACTAAAAATTATCATTTAATTtggtttaaatttatttttactgcattTTCTGTGAATTTCTGACCTTGATAATAAAAACGTAGTATTTATATCTTGATAACATGATTGTTGAACATTTGAAATGTCAAATGTAATGAAAGATAAGATAAACCAAAATTCAACTGTTGGAGCAAACAGAAAGTCTTACATAGTACAGTAGAGCAATACTACAATGGACCAAAGTACAGGACACCTGTCCAGGTTGGACAATTGTTGTGTCCCAAAcctaaaaaaacattgtgtttaTTATGATCTCAGAAAAGGagatgaaatacattttgtgtcTTTACTGTTCCTTTAGGAATGAAGTGGCATTTTCATTTGGTCGTGATGTTTTTTAAcatgtcctcctctctgcttccaGTTTCGGGGGAGAATCCAGGACATCCTCCCCGACCTCCCTGCACAGCATGACCATTACCTCCTCCGCTGGCTCAGAGGTCAGGTCAGACCGGCGAACCCAATCCTGGCCCAGGCTGGGCTTTTAGCTTCTAGCTCTTAGCATTAAGAACTCAATCAGGAGACGGGGAAAGACACAAAATCACAAAAGTGGGGGGGAGTTCAGAGCCTCTCACAAATCCTTGTTGCTGATTGGCTGCGGGGTTAAACGCCCGAGGTGACTCCCGTCTATTTGGAGATCAAACAAACTTGTCCCCTCATCTCAAATTACAAATGGTTTCAGTGAATGATACCGGAACTGGAGGCTCTGAGTTTGTGTCTTTACCATGTTCTGTTCAACtacttttattcattcatttaaattgcaGACTTTAAAACTTTTTATTCCAATCGAAACAAAAGTGTTTATTGATGAGATTAATAAAACCAGTTTGAGGGATTGAGTTGGAGCTGATTGcctcttccttctttttcttctggcttgtcccttgaggggtcgccacagcaaatcaaccgtctccacttcaccctgtcctttgcatcgtctggtctctctgaccttgtctccaaaacgtctaaccttcactgtccctcttattgtctcgtttctaatcctgtccatcctggtcactcccaaggagaacctcagcatcgtCATcttccgccacttctagctccgcctccggtcttttcctcagagccgcttttctcttctgctctcactgcagatcacagaTAGCAGATAGCAAAAGCTAGCATTAGCCAAAAGGGGGGAAAGGTGAGGCTGAATAAAGGACTAAAATGTTTAGATTCTCAAGTCCAGCTCTTTATATTTaagaaaaatatgtttgtttttttatctggtAACGGTTAAATAATTGTTGACGTGCCTTTGAGTTCTTCTTCTGTTAATGAGTCATTTATTTCTGGAAACATTCCTCCTCGTGGCCATGAACGTGAACGCGCCTGTATTTACTACTGCAGAGGGCTTCGATCCAGCCCAGCGGTCACATCTCAcagtaaatgtttgtttttcaccGTACAGACTTCGACCTTAAAGAGTCTGGGGGGGgttatctttgatcaggactTGTCCCTTCAttcccagataaagcacattACAAAGACTGCCTTCGTTCACCTTTGTAATATTTCAAACAGGATGTTACTGAGCGTTATTTATGAATGAAAGGTGAATATagttatttaaatgtttacagGTGGTCTCGGTTTTGCCTCTTTCTCTCGATGGTGAGGCCAAAATGTGCCATTTATCCAGTTATCTGCTTATTTAAGTCGTTTCCTTTGGGTGGGATTTGTTGTTAAATCATTACAAACAAGCATCTAAATGAAAACCCGCCACCTGCAAGCCTATATTTAGACACGGGAGAGGTGGGACATCATAAATTATAacgatatatttttttaaaatcatgacTTACGTGGACTATATCACCAAACGCTCGCTCCTTTAACTCACGAGcgtttcttttccttttgtccaGCGCGGAGCTTCAATGTCCAGAAAGCTGAGGCCATGATCAGAAAGGTGACGCTCTCCCCCGTAAACGTTTCCCTGCCACCGGTCGGGATTTGTCTTTATGAACGGCAGGATAAACGTGTCtgtgaactctctctctctctctgcagcacctGGAGTTCAGGGGGAAGATGAACGTCGCCAACATCATCTCTGACTGGGAACCTCCAGAGGTACGTCTGTCTGCTCTTCCACGCGTAGAAGCAAATCGGGCTGCGTTCCTCCTTTACTTCAtctgttgttgtattttgttccTCGTCATGATGAGCTCCCTCGTGTGACGCTCAGGTGATTGTCAAATATGTTTCTGGAGGGATGTGCGGATACGACCGCGAGGGGAGTCCCATCTGGTATGATGTCATCGGCCCGCTGGACCCAAAAGGCCTGCTGCTGTCGGCGACCAAGCAGGACTTCATGAAGACCAAGATCAGAAACATTGAGGTGCTGCAGCGGGAGTGTTGGCGGCAGACTGAGAAGGTTGTCAAATCCGGTCCTACCTGCCTCCTCAACTCATTCCCTCCGTCGCTGTGTCGCCATCGGTTTCATTTCCAGCTCCCAACTTCTttcccctcttctctcctctatCCTTTCCTGGTTGTCCTCTTCTTCCGTTTTCTCTCCTGATTTCCTCTCTTCGCTCGTTCTTCATCTCTTCGAGGATTTCACTCCCATCTCGATTCCATTTCCTCTCAGTTGGGGAAGAACGTCGAAGCGATCACTCTGATCTACGACTGCGAAGGACTCGGactgaaacacatctggaaacCTGCCATCGAGACTTACGGCGAGGTCCGTCCGCCGCGTGCGCCGTTATCTTCTTTTAACTCCGATGccctcgtcatcatcgtcatcatcttcaCCATCTTCACCTTCCTCTCGTGCAGATCCTCAGCATGTTTGAAGACAACTATCCGGAAGGCCTGAAAAGACTGTTTCTTATCAAAGGTATGTTCCACAGCTGTTGTTATTATCTGCACATCTGATTTAGTGTGTACAATCCTGTatttaatcctaatcctaatttCCCCGTCTTTGCTGCAGCTCCTAAAATATTTCCTGTGGCCTACAACCTGATCAAACACTTTCTATGTGAAGAAACGCGACGTAAGATCATCGTTTTAGGAGGTAAGTCTTCCGTTCCCATCGTGCGTCATTCATTCTGAATTCAGTTTTGACTACCAGATTAAATTATTGGATTAAATATCCGTGGTTTGTTGGATATTTGGGATATTTAAGATGCCTCCACCGCTCCTGTTTCAGGGAACTGGCAGGAAACGTTGCGTTCACACATCGACCCGGAGCAGCTTCCTGTGCTGTACGGAGGAACCCTGACCGATCCCGATGGAGACCCTCGCTGCAGAACCATGGTGAGATTAGGTGCAGCCCCTTCCTTGATTGATCGTCACTGAACCGGTAGGCCCGTTTTCACGCCGTCGTTGCAGATCAACTACGGCGGCACTGTGCCCAGGTCCTACTACATCCGGGACTCGGTGAAGACTCGGTACGACAGCAGCGTGACCGTCAGCCGCGGCTCCGTCTTCCAGCTGCAGTGTGACGTCACGGCACCCGGCAGCCTTCTGAGGTCTAAAATAAGCAGCTACCCTTTTAGTTGGTTGTCCTGAATGTCTCGCGTCCATGTGCAAAAACGTAAAGAGAGAATCGTTTTCCTCCCAGGTGGCAGTTTACCAGCGATGGAGCCGACATCGGGTTCGGCGTGTACAGATGCACCGAAGAGGGTGGAGGTCAGAAGGTGGCTGAGatgctgcaggttctgcccaGCGAACGCTACAATGCACACCTGGTCCCCGAAGACAGCGGCCTCACCTGTCCTGAAGCCGGGGTCTGTGAGTCCCACGCCAGCCTACATTAGCAAAGGCGGATGAAATTATCATTACATGCGCTGCCTCCTATATATAAAGCTACAACCAGGAAgcggttagcttagcttagcaaaACAAGACAAGCAAACAGTTTGCAAGAAAGAATCCAGCACAAATCTTCCTGAAACCAAATTAGATTTTAGATTTTCACTTTTgacagtctttatgctaagctaggctaacaagTGATCCCATGTTAATATGAAGGTAGGCTATAGCTTCATATTTAACATGGGAGTGCCATCCCATCTTGACCTACATCCTCATATGAACTATTGATTTGAAGGCCTGCATGATGCTAGCTGACGCTAACGTCGGCcatcttttgttgttgttgttgcagacGTGCTGTGCTTTGATAACAGCTACAGTTACCTTCAGTCCAAGAAGGTGAGCTATAAAGTGGAGGTTCTTCCCCCTGCAGACGGACTGATGCAGAGTCCCCACAGCAGAGGAGCCAGAATGAtgcagtgatgaagatgaagatcacTGCAACATCAAATACGTTTCCAAAGTTGCATCAACCCTCGTTGGACTCCCAGGGTTAGCATTTTCTGTGGACACCCCCTTGACACCCCATTTCTCTGATTCCGTGCATGTATTGTTTTGTAATTGGcaattaatttattgtaaatttGAGCAAATGTTTTAAATCTCCACCTGAAGTGCATGCTAAACGTTTTAGCATAGAGGCAACAGCAAAAGTCTGAGCTCCAAAGATGATGATCGTAACTTTTTgagttcattattttttttgtagaacaaacgctgtgatgtcatagcaACCGGACTGAAGTCTATGTTACCAGCTAAAATATCAAGGAGGATGATAATCTTATATGTgtgctattaaaaaaaacatacgaTCAATACGGTGAATAAATGTTGGCAAATTTGTATTCAATTTACAATTTTCACATCACTTAATTATCAATACATTCTTTATTGATAAGAAGTAGATGTTATTGTATTTTTCTCACATCATATATCTTCGTTAAATCTTAATCAAATGCATCTCTGGTATTTTATTCTTgtcgccgaggaggttatgtgtCTGTCCAACCCTACTCACTTTTGCCGGTttgaccactaggtggcagtgtaggcacacacacacgcagtaagAAATATTGGCTGTGTTACGTAACAGCTGCCTGAATATAAGAACCTAATAATTAAGCATTAAACCAGCGAACGGGACATATTTCTCGTGAGTTCTTTCATGGAGGAAACTtaaaaaatcttttaaaattattttatttgggtAAAAAGAGGAAAACTGTTGTTTCGTCTATTACAATATTCGCCAGCGCGCTTTTTCTTCTTcgcttgtatttatttttattttggtagtggggcgtgtgtgggggggcggtTCTTACGTAACAGCAGCTGCTGACTCGTGATATAATTGGATGAGAAGCCACTGGCCGCAGCTGCTACGTCATCCAACCACGGTTCACCGCATTGCCTCGCGCCTGATAACCAGGCTGTGGCGGGGAGGGGGAGATGGAGGTCA
The nucleotide sequence above comes from Brachionichthys hirsutus isolate HB-005 chromosome 19, CSIRO-AGI_Bhir_v1, whole genome shotgun sequence. Encoded proteins:
- the sec14l7 gene encoding SEC14-like protein 2 isoform X1 — protein: MSGRVGDLSPKQNEILAEFRGRIQDILPDLPAQHDHYLLRWLRARSFNVQKAEAMIRKHLEFRGKMNVANIISDWEPPEVIVKYVSGGMCGYDREGSPIWYDVIGPLDPKGLLLSATKQDFMKTKIRNIEVLQRECWRQTEKLGKNVEAITLIYDCEGLGLKHIWKPAIETYGEILSMFEDNYPEGLKRLFLIKAPKIFPVAYNLIKHFLCEETRRKIIVLGGNWQETLRSHIDPEQLPVLYGGTLTDPDGDPRCRTMINYGGTVPRSYYIRDSVKTRYDSSVTVSRGSVFQLQCDVTAPGSLLRWQFTSDGADIGFGVYRCTEEGGGQKVAEMLQVLPSERYNAHLVPEDSGLTCPEAGVYVLCFDNSYSYLQSKKVSYKVEVLPPADGLMQSPHSRGARMMQ
- the sec14l7 gene encoding SEC14-like protein 2 isoform X2, coding for MSGRVGDLSPKQNEILAEFRGRIQDILPDLPAQHDHYLLRWLRARSFNVQKAEAMIRKHLEFRGKMNVANIISDWEPPEVIVKYVSGGMCGYDREGSPIWYDVIGPLDPKGLLLSATKQDFMKTKIRNIEVLQRECWRQTEKLGKNVEAITLIYDCEGLGLKHIWKPAIETYGEILSMFEDNYPEGLKRLFLIKAPKIFPVAYNLIKHFLCEETRRKIIVLGGNWQETLRSHIDPEQLPVLYGGTLTDPDGDPRCRTMINYGGTVPRSYYIRDSVKTRYDSSVTVSRGSVFQLQCDVTAPGSLLRWQFTSDGADIGFGVYRCTEEGGGQKVAEMLQVLPSERYNAHLVPEDSGLTCPEAGTCCALITATVTFSPRR